CAACCTCTGCATAAAACATGTACAAGACTTCTACAAAATTAgtcatttgttgaatatttgaatttgtggttcacctgttccaacaaaacccacaaaaattgataccgaaaaaataataataaatctacAGTACTagcaaaatgtaaatattgCATGCTTTGTCCTTGTGTTAAATTTATTGTATGAAAAAGGAATATTACataatgatacatttttttcccCAATATATATTAGGTTGACGAGTTCCATTCATACTGCAAACCAAGGATAAATCCACAGTTATCAGAATTCTGTGTTCAGCTGACTGGTATAACACAGGTAACTACTATTTTCTCACTATTTTAgtaatatatttttgtgtttggATGTGAAGTCAGGTGCAGATCCAGAGGAGGGGTTCTGgaggttggaaccccccttttttttggacgatcaatgcatttgaatgaggacatgtaattggaccccccccccccccccttttgtcctgggttaggacctccccccctttttttttaaattgctggatccgcccctggaaGTAAttcaggttattttttttttttgcagttcgGAGGGTGTAAATGCTTTTTAATGCATGACCACAagttaaaagacaaataaattgGATTTTTGCTTATTGGACATTAACTTATCAGGATTTATTCTCCTTAAATATACATACAATTTAAACTTATGTGCAAATTTTTGTATACCATATCTTTCCCATAAAACCCATTGGCAATAAACAGTAAGTCACtgtcaatataaaatatggACATTTTGGTATAATTTTCATGTGATTTCAAagtacaattttatatattacattgaCTGATGAAAGAATtgctatttcattaaaattggaTTTGGAGCTGCATGgtttaaatcttattaattATGATTGTGGAAGACAGTTGTTTCTGTAATCACTATATAGAACACTGAATTCTAGCTATTTCCATTTGtatcaatgttattttcataaatttgtattgaaaGAGAGGGATGGGGTTATCATTagttatattcaatataaaaaagaagatgtggtatgattgccaatgagacaacttttcacaagaaatcaaatgacacagaaattaacaacaataggtctctgtatggccttcaacaatgagcaaatcccataccacatagtcagctttaaaaggttCTGAAacgacaaatataaaacaattcaaaggaggaAACTAACAGTCTAatttaacacatcaacaaacaacaaccactgaagtctatactttttttcttcagGATAAAGTTGATAGTGCTGAGGAATTTCCAAAAGTTTTGAGACGGATGGAGGATTGGATGAAATCACATGAACTAGgagctaaaaataaatttgcagtTCTCACTGATGGGTAAATAAccttagatataaaaaaaaaatacatttagtcatcacatttatttataagtCTGTAAGATTAAATTGTagagatttgatttttttacttcagaCTTTTTGTCACTTTAAATGGTATTTTCTACCTTATTTTAttagatttacaatttacaacCTTTTGAAGTATTTTAAGACTTTTTGAAACACTCTTTTTAAAGTTGTCGTATTATTTTCTGTAATGTCAGAATTACTGTTTATTACAGGCCATGGGACATGAGTAGATTTATGTACCATCAGTGTCGTCAAAACAAGATAACTTATCCACGATGGGGAGGAAAATGGATAAATCTACGTAAAGCCTATTCTAACTTTTACCAGTGTAGGAGAACGAAACTGAATGATATGCTTGAGAATTTAGGAATGACATTTGAAGGTCATTTACATTCAGGACTTGATGACTCTAGAAATATTGCAAGAATAGCCATTAGGCTTGCTGAAGACGGTTGTGAACTGAAAGTCAATGAATACCTTCACTATGATAGAAATGAAAATGCATTCAAGTCTAAGCATATTACTCCTGATTCTCCAAAGGGAAGTACAAGTGAGGAAGAATTGAACCAATCAATGGACGGTTTACATCTGACCAATGACGGAGCAGCTAATGAAACAGAAGAAGTTGATGATTTATTGGAATATTATAGGATTCAAAAATCTTaacttaatttataaaaacattttattgatgtaaatttattatgttccaaggacacagttaaatttttatgatatttaccAGTTATGGCTTCTCAAAAACACATGAAAGtatctaaaattatatattatcaaaacTAGATGTATATGTTTGTCCAAATACAGATCTATAAAAAGACAAGAACAATCCTTTGTTGATTGTGatatttaatatatgatttCTATGAAGgcattatattgacaaattgCAGTTCCTGAGAGTTCATACTGGTACTGTTTAGCTTATTATATAAGTATTGGTAAAGGCAGGTTCCTTGAAAAAGCATCATGATAATATGATACAGTTGTACTCAGGAAAATGTTTTGAacagtacatgtatttgaatatCTACTCTTAGAAAGTTaagaaatgatcaaaataaataaatgaataatgtaCAATATATTTGGTATTctcataaaattataattttttctgaCTTCAGATGTATTATTGCTTTGTACAGGATCAGCAAATTAGCTATCAGTTTTTAAATTGGTAACACCTATGTATGAACATGTACAATAAAACATCAGACCTTTTGAAAGAGACATGATATGCACTCATTTCTATGGTTGTAACCAAACTTTTGGCTGCGAACTGTCTGGATACATTTATTCTACAATAAGTTGATGTGACATGTATGTGATAAGAAACTTTAGTTCttcttatattaacatatttgcattttaaaaagcttgaccaatttacattatataatattataatatatgcaTGGTCTATTAGGGTATACCATTGTCTGTCTAATATTTCCATAAACATTTCCCTTTACATATTCTCATGTTAATTCACACAACtttatacaaatagaaaaattgcagaattttatgttttcattctCTTACTTAAGAATGCCTCTACCAAATGTATCGAAACTTATACACAACCCTTATAACCACCAAACACTGATCAATTTGGTGTTTTAGAAGTGTCTCTTTCACCATTCCACAACTTTATGTCTGTTCACAAATGGATGAAttactgaatttattttttccattcAACAACTTAAGTTTACCCagaccaaatgttatgaaactaatACACAATGAT
Above is a window of Mytilus trossulus isolate FHL-02 chromosome 4, PNRI_Mtr1.1.1.hap1, whole genome shotgun sequence DNA encoding:
- the LOC134715917 gene encoding 3'-5' exoribonuclease 1-like, with amino-acid sequence MSSGSKVSVDEGVDPEGSSSSLTSVKVHRLKGIKDGQYSNPVFKKLSVINGEINRMPREELISKLGELKLDSRGVTDVLKKRLKTYYREKKLTKAHVPTPKKSLPEFLMVIDFEATCEENNDNYDHEIIEFPVILVCVESKQVVDEFHSYCKPRINPQLSEFCVQLTGITQDKVDSAEEFPKVLRRMEDWMKSHELGAKNKFAVLTDGPWDMSRFMYHQCRQNKITYPRWGGKWINLRKAYSNFYQCRRTKLNDMLENLGMTFEGHLHSGLDDSRNIARIAIRLAEDGCELKVNEYLHYDRNENAFKSKHITPDSPKGSTSEEELNQSMDGLHLTNDGAANETEEVDDLLEYYRIQKS